GGTGACTGGCGACAAGATTGCGGCAGGGGCGGTAAATGGGGCCAGCATCGATGACGGCGGCAGCGGGGCTTATCAGGCGTTTCAGCAGGCAGAACTCGGTGCAGGCGGCGACAGCACATTGGCTTTTGCAAATCTCGCTCAAACCTCAAGCGCCAACGGGGTGAGCCCCGGCTTTTCCTTCACCATCAACGGTTCGGCCTTCGGCAGGGTGGTTGGGTTCTCCGGTTACGAGGGGATTTCCCAGCCATACTATTATGTGGTGGAGGTCAGTTCGCCCGGCGCTGTGGTGAATCCCGATTCCGAACTCGGCCAGGCCGGACAGTTGACTTACAGCCGCAGCGGCCACATTACAAGTTTTGGCGGATTGGTCACTGCCTGCACTTCGGCTGGCTTGGATGGAACCAATTTTCTCTACACGGTGCGGCTCGAGTCACCCCTGGCTTATATGGCGCTCAAGACCGATTATGGCATTTACCAGAACCTGAGTTTCCCAACGGTGGTGTCGAGCGTGTATCGCGCCGTCACTACCTATGTTCCAACCCTTAACCTGAGCGGCACCTATTCCCCTCACACTTTCTGTGTGCAGTACCGGGAGA
This genomic interval from Verrucomicrobiia bacterium contains the following:
- a CDS encoding contractile injection system protein, VgrG/Pvc8 family, coding for MKSPGSRLSHVLLALVLCASVNRIKAQGTAFTYQGRLQNNGGPVSGSYDLTFTLFSSNTGGAALAGPITNSAVGVSNGLFTVTIDFGSSVWNGATNWLEIGVETNGGSAFATLTPRQQFTAAPYAVTAEGVISGGITSGMLASGAVTGDKIAAGAVNGASIDDGGSGAYQAFQQAELGAGGDSTLAFANLAQTSSANGVSPGFSFTINGSAFGRVVGFSGYEGISQPYYYVVEVSSPGAVVNPDSELGQAGQLTYSRSGHITSFGGLVTACTSAGLDGTNFLYTVRLESPLAYMALKTDYGIYQNLSFPTVVSSVYRAVTTYVPTLNLSGTYSPHTFCVQYRETSFNFVSRLMEEEGIFYFFNQGSAVPGLVMGDNTSAYLASPNSPFVY